From the Methylomonas sp. MK1 genome, one window contains:
- a CDS encoding protein disulfide oxidoreductase, producing the protein MLKKLGFYIFAALFIFAGQFLVNQDLVSGTPPPIVQTTLTGENPMPRISKGPAVLYFWAEWCGICRSMQGSISNIMRDYPGLTVAVRSGDDSALQNYLNNKQLNWPVVNDNSGSIGQRYGIKGVPAVFFINAAGDIVFTTVGYTSEWGMRFRLWLAGLS; encoded by the coding sequence ATGCTGAAAAAGCTGGGGTTTTATATTTTTGCGGCGTTATTTATCTTTGCCGGGCAATTTCTGGTCAATCAGGATTTAGTCAGCGGTACGCCGCCGCCCATCGTGCAAACCACGCTAACCGGCGAAAACCCTATGCCACGCATAAGTAAAGGGCCGGCTGTGTTGTACTTCTGGGCGGAATGGTGCGGGATATGCCGAAGCATGCAGGGCAGCATCAGCAACATAATGCGGGATTATCCGGGCTTGACGGTAGCGGTGCGCTCCGGCGACGACAGCGCATTACAGAACTATCTAAACAACAAACAACTTAACTGGCCGGTTGTGAACGACAACAGCGGCAGTATCGGTCAACGTTACGGGATTAAAGGTGTACCAGCTGTGTTCTTCATTAACGCCGCCGGCGATATTGTCTTTACGACGGTAGGGTATACGTCAGAATGGGGTATGCGTTTTAGACTT